GAGGATGCGCAGCGCGCCGCACACCAGGTCGGCGCCGTTCTCCGCACGTCCGATCCCCATCGCCTGGCAGAGCGCGCCCGGGCCGCGGCAGAGACGCCACGCGGGGGCATCGGGAAGCCTCCGGCGCCGGCGCATGAGCGCCTCGCCCTCCTCCGGTTCGAGCGCGCGCAGGAGCACCGCCTCCGGCACCTCGGGCGGCCGGCAGACGACGTTCACGCAGTGATGCATGCCGTAGATGAAGTAGACGTAGGCGTGGCCGGGCGGACCCCACATCACCTCGTTGCGCGCCGAGCGGTGGCCGCCCGCGCTGTGCGCGGCGCGGTCGGCGGGGCCGCGGTAGGCCTCGACCTCGACGATGCGGCCGGCGGTCAGGCCCGCCGGGGTCTCGTGGACGAGGAGCTTTCCGAGCAGCGCGCGAGCGACGCGCAGGGTCGGCTGGAGGTAGAAGGCCCGCGGGAGCGCGCCCACCCGCTCACGCGGACTTGAGCTTCTTCACTTCCTCGGTGAGCTCGGGCACGGCCTTGAAGAGATCGGCCACCAGCCCGTAGTCGGCGATCTGGAAGATCGGCGCCTCCTCGTCCTTGTTGATGGCGACGATCACCTTCGAGTCCTTCATGCCGGCGAGGTGCTGGATGGCGCCGGAGATGCCGACGGCGATGTAGAGCTGCGGCGCGACCACCTTGCCCGTCTGGCCGACCTGGAGGTCGTTCGGCACGAAGCCCGCGTCGACCGCGGCGCGGCTGGCGCCCATGGCGGCGCCGAGCGCGTCGCACAGGGGCTCCAGGTAGATCTTGAAGTTCTCTCCGTTCTTGAGACCGCGGCCGCCGGAGCAGACGATGCGGGCCTCGGTGAGCACCGGGCGGTCTGACTTGGTCTCGGCGAAGTCGACGAACTGCATGCGGTTGTGCGCCGGGTCGGGCGCGATGGCGAGCTTCTCGACCGCGCCCTTCTGCGTATCCTTGGCCGCCGCGTCGAAGGCCGTCACGCGCACCGAGACGACGCGCGGCGTGCCCTGGAGCTCGACCGTGGCGATCGCGTTGCCGGCGTACATCGGCCGCTTGAAGGTCTTGGCGTCAACGATCGCGGTCACGTCCGATGCCATGCCGGCGCCGAGGCGCGCGGCGACGCGCGGCAGCAGATCCTTGCCGACCGCGGTCGCGGCCGCGATCACCGTCTCCACATCCTTCTGCCTGGCGATCTCGGCGATGGCGGCGGTGTAGGCGTCGGCCAGGTAGTGGGCGAAGGGGGCGCCGTCGACCGCCACCACGTCGACGCCGTACTCGGCCAGCTCGCTGGCGA
The nucleotide sequence above comes from Deltaproteobacteria bacterium. Encoded proteins:
- a CDS encoding electron transfer flavoprotein subunit alpha/FixB family protein; protein product: MGNVLVVAEHLHGKFPKTTLVSVAAGKQAASLAGGKCIAAVLGQGIDALASELAEYGVDVVAVDGAPFAHYLADAYTAAIAEIARQKDVETVIAAATAVGKDLLPRVAARLGAGMASDVTAIVDAKTFKRPMYAGNAIATVELQGTPRVVSVRVTAFDAAAKDTQKGAVEKLAIAPDPAHNRMQFVDFAETKSDRPVLTEARIVCSGGRGLKNGENFKIYLEPLCDALGAAMGASRAAVDAGFVPNDLQVGQTGKVVAPQLYIAVGISGAIQHLAGMKDSKVIVAINKDEEAPIFQIADYGLVADLFKAVPELTEEVKKLKSA
- a CDS encoding DNA-3-methyladenine glycosylase encodes the protein MGALPRAFYLQPTLRVARALLGKLLVHETPAGLTAGRIVEVEAYRGPADRAAHSAGGHRSARNEVMWGPPGHAYVYFIYGMHHCVNVVCRPPEVPEAVLLRALEPEEGEALMRRRRRLPDAPAWRLCRGPGALCQAMGIGRAENGADLVCGALRILDAPAVPARQVARTPRIGVAYAGADAVRPWRFLLRGSPAVSGPQLRAPRHGGGRGA